The Streptomyces sp. NBC_00162 genome window below encodes:
- a CDS encoding non-ribosomal peptide synthetase: MALKASTSREFWHGVLAAGSGFTPLPRWTRVPVAGVAEYETPVPAGQATVLRRLADDLAVPLNCVLLTAHAKVLAALSGEQEITTGYVAAVGGRPLPCRLTAGPGSWRSLLLHTHHTIAQLLAHQDFPVDDLRRELGLTEAPFETVLDPTGISGDLPAADGKPAPDSSTLAADTALWIGTAHHDDGRLTLRLRYRTDVLDADCAARIAGYHLTALALIAADPDADHASQSLVSAEELRFQLHGLAGPHRDLPEHRVHELFEQRVRHHPNAVAAQHGNRTWTYEELNARANRLARALRAQGLHREGVVAVAMERNLDWLAAVLAVFKAGGTYLPIEPHLPAERIKAMLARAGCGLVMTQPAATTTLQPALASQPAVQTLFVDTAFGQEHSGTDLGIEVAPDQLAYIYFTSGSTGEPKGAMCEHQGMLNHLYAKIDDLEIGEGQVVAQTAPQCFDISLWQLLAPLLVGGRTLLIEQEAILDAARFVDTVARGRVTVLQVVPSYLDVVVSHLEQHPRTLPDLRFVSVTGEALKKELAQRWFTAQPDIKLVNAYGLTETSDDTNHEIMDRTPDTDWVPLGRPVNNVHLYVVDEHLNPVPLGAPGTIVFSGVCVGRGYVNDPERTRPTYLADPHREGRRLYRSGDVGRWLLDGKLEFLGRRDNQVKIRGFRIETGEIENTLLRAPGVRDSAVVVTERPDHSTHLVAFYTAPQPLETSVLLDRLGTSLPGYMVPSVIHWQESLPLTANSKIDRKALTALATQLHDAEDDVQAPNTPAEQRLAAAWARVLGIPQGRIDRRDNFFDRGGTSLSSVRLAITLDRAVSPADVIRHPVLTDLARFLDTASHRRPTAQPASP; this comes from the coding sequence ATGGCGCTCAAAGCATCCACCAGTAGAGAGTTCTGGCATGGCGTCCTGGCCGCCGGCAGCGGCTTCACGCCGCTTCCACGCTGGACCCGCGTGCCGGTTGCCGGCGTGGCCGAGTACGAGACGCCGGTCCCGGCCGGCCAGGCGACAGTATTGCGCCGACTGGCAGACGACCTGGCAGTGCCGCTGAACTGTGTGCTGCTGACCGCCCACGCGAAGGTGCTGGCCGCGCTGAGCGGCGAACAGGAGATCACCACCGGTTACGTCGCTGCCGTCGGCGGCAGGCCGCTGCCGTGCAGGCTGACGGCCGGCCCCGGCTCATGGCGGAGCCTGCTGCTGCACACCCACCACACCATCGCGCAGCTGCTGGCCCACCAGGACTTCCCCGTCGATGACCTCAGGCGCGAACTCGGCCTGACCGAAGCACCCTTCGAGACCGTGCTCGATCCCACCGGCATCAGCGGCGACCTCCCCGCCGCCGACGGTAAGCCGGCCCCGGACAGCAGCACCCTGGCCGCAGACACGGCGCTGTGGATAGGTACCGCCCACCACGACGACGGACGGCTGACGCTGCGGCTGCGCTACCGCACCGACGTCCTCGACGCGGACTGCGCCGCCCGGATCGCCGGATACCACCTGACCGCGCTCGCCCTGATCGCCGCTGACCCGGATGCCGATCACGCAAGTCAGAGCCTGGTCTCGGCCGAAGAACTTCGTTTCCAGCTCCATGGCCTTGCCGGGCCGCACCGAGACCTGCCCGAGCACCGAGTGCACGAGCTGTTCGAGCAGCGTGTACGGCACCACCCGAACGCCGTCGCCGCTCAGCACGGCAACCGGACGTGGACCTACGAGGAGCTCAACGCCCGCGCCAACCGGCTGGCCCGAGCCCTGCGGGCCCAAGGACTGCACCGTGAAGGGGTGGTCGCGGTGGCGATGGAGAGGAACCTGGACTGGCTGGCCGCCGTCCTGGCCGTTTTCAAAGCGGGCGGCACGTACCTGCCCATCGAGCCGCACCTGCCGGCCGAACGCATCAAGGCCATGCTGGCCCGTGCCGGGTGCGGGCTCGTGATGACACAACCGGCCGCCACCACCACCCTCCAGCCGGCCCTCGCCTCCCAGCCCGCGGTCCAGACGCTGTTCGTCGACACCGCCTTCGGCCAGGAGCATTCCGGGACCGACCTCGGTATCGAGGTCGCACCCGACCAGCTGGCGTACATCTACTTCACCTCCGGCTCGACGGGTGAGCCCAAGGGCGCGATGTGCGAACACCAGGGCATGCTCAACCACCTCTACGCCAAGATCGACGACCTCGAGATCGGCGAAGGGCAGGTGGTCGCCCAGACCGCGCCCCAGTGCTTCGACATCTCGCTGTGGCAACTGCTCGCCCCACTGCTGGTCGGCGGGCGGACCCTGCTGATCGAGCAGGAGGCGATCCTCGACGCCGCACGGTTCGTCGACACCGTTGCCCGCGGGAGGGTCACCGTGCTGCAGGTCGTCCCCTCCTACCTCGACGTCGTCGTGTCCCATCTCGAGCAGCACCCCCGGACGCTGCCGGACCTGCGCTTTGTGTCGGTCACGGGTGAGGCGCTGAAGAAGGAACTCGCCCAGCGCTGGTTCACCGCCCAGCCCGACATCAAACTCGTCAACGCCTACGGGCTGACCGAGACCAGCGACGACACCAACCACGAGATCATGGACCGCACACCGGATACCGACTGGGTCCCGCTGGGCCGGCCCGTCAACAACGTGCACCTCTACGTCGTCGACGAGCACCTCAACCCGGTGCCGCTCGGCGCGCCCGGCACGATCGTCTTCTCCGGGGTCTGCGTCGGCCGCGGCTACGTCAACGACCCCGAGCGCACCCGGCCCACGTACCTTGCCGATCCTCACCGTGAGGGCCGGCGCCTGTACCGCAGCGGCGACGTCGGCCGCTGGCTGCTCGACGGCAAGCTGGAATTCCTCGGCCGCCGCGACAACCAGGTCAAGATCCGCGGTTTCCGTATCGAGACCGGCGAGATCGAAAACACCCTGCTACGAGCACCCGGGGTCCGCGACAGCGCCGTGGTGGTCACCGAACGGCCCGACCACAGCACCCACCTGGTGGCGTTCTACACCGCCCCGCAGCCGCTCGAAACCAGCGTCCTGCTGGACCGGCTGGGCACGTCACTGCCCGGGTACATGGTCCCCTCGGTCATCCACTGGCAGGAAAGCCTCCCGCTGACCGCCAACAGCAAAATCGACCGGAAGGCCCTGACGGCCCTGGCCACGCAACTTCACGACGCCGAGGACGACGTCCAGGCGCCGAACACGCCCGCCGAACAGCGGCTGGCGGCCGCGTGGGCGCGCGTGCTGGGCATTCCGCAAGGCCGGATCGACCGGCGCGACAACTTCTTCGACCGGGGCGGCACCTCCCTTTCGTCCGTGAGACTCGCCATCACCCTGGACCGCGCCGTATCTCCGGCAGACGTCATCCGCCACCCCGTCCTCACCGATCTGGCCCGGTTCCTGGACACCGCATCCCACCGGCGCCCCACCGCACAGCCGGCCTCACCCTGA
- a CDS encoding TauD/TfdA family dioxygenase: MRHRAGGRRLRPIGPRPDDRHRSLRPRQTHAPGVYSSTAWPANQPMCMHHELSYTHSPPGLLLLACLTAPTSGGATALADSATVLDALPPELVQRFEQDGWLLTRTYNDDIGASWTEAFGTDDRAAVENYCRANAIEFAWQDDGGLRTRQRRPAVVRHPATGRRCWFNQIAFLSEWTLAPEVREYLVDVYGPEALPFNTRFGNGDPIGEDIVELINTVYAEHTIREPWQSGDLMLIDNIRTAHSREPFEPPREVLVAMAAPQTPTFSPTTPTAASEGSTR; this comes from the coding sequence GTGCGACACAGAGCAGGTGGGCGCCGTCTTCGGCCGATTGGCCCACGCCCTGATGACCGACACCGAAGCCTTCGCCCCCGTCAGACCCACGCCCCCGGCGTGTACTCCTCCACGGCGTGGCCGGCCAACCAGCCCATGTGCATGCACCACGAGCTCAGCTACACCCACAGCCCTCCCGGTCTGCTGCTGCTGGCCTGCCTGACGGCGCCCACCTCCGGCGGAGCAACGGCCCTCGCGGATTCCGCCACTGTCCTGGATGCGCTGCCGCCGGAACTCGTCCAGCGGTTCGAACAGGACGGTTGGCTGCTGACCCGCACCTACAACGACGACATCGGCGCCTCCTGGACCGAGGCATTCGGCACCGACGACCGGGCAGCCGTCGAGAACTACTGCCGCGCCAACGCCATCGAGTTCGCCTGGCAAGACGACGGTGGCTTGCGCACCCGCCAGCGCCGCCCCGCCGTGGTGCGCCATCCGGCCACCGGCCGACGCTGCTGGTTCAACCAGATCGCGTTCCTCAGCGAGTGGACGCTGGCGCCCGAGGTACGGGAGTACCTCGTCGACGTCTACGGCCCCGAAGCCCTGCCGTTCAACACCCGCTTCGGAAACGGCGACCCGATCGGCGAGGACATCGTCGAGCTGATCAACACGGTCTACGCCGAGCACACCATCCGCGAGCCGTGGCAGTCCGGCGACCTGATGCTCATCGACAACATTCGCACCGCCCACAGCAGGGAACCGTTCGAGCCGCCGCGCGAGGTCCTCGTCGCCATGGCCGCACCTCAAACCCCGACCTTCTCCCCGACCACCCCGACCGCAGCCTCCGAAGGGAGCACGCGATGA
- the sbnB gene encoding 2,3-diaminopropionate biosynthesis protein SbnB — protein sequence MTTSRPTATQPPMSDPHAVSPPLAVPPFAVISGAQVQHTLQGQEHQIMELIEATYQLHAVGESVNPPSYFLRFPDRPTARIIALPASIGGEARVDGIKWISSFPGNVQAGIPRASAVLILNDHDTGYPFACLESSIISATRTAAMAASAAKTLSQGRGTRPARIGFFGTGLIARYIHTFLTATGWSFDEIGVHDISADSAAGFRSYLQATHPTTRITVHDSPEELIRSSDLLVFATVADRPHITDPAWFDHNPLVLHVSLRDLAPEILLASTNIVDDIEHCLKADTSPHLAEQLTGNRDFLTGTLHDVMTGRAALPQDRPVVFSPFGLGVLDLAVGKHVYDEAARTGQLHVIDGFFHEVSRYG from the coding sequence ATGACCACGTCCCGTCCCACTGCCACGCAGCCCCCGATGTCCGACCCGCACGCAGTGTCACCGCCGCTCGCCGTGCCCCCGTTCGCCGTGATCTCCGGAGCCCAGGTCCAGCACACCCTCCAGGGCCAGGAACACCAGATCATGGAGCTGATCGAGGCCACCTACCAGCTCCACGCCGTCGGGGAGTCGGTGAACCCGCCCTCCTACTTCCTGCGCTTCCCCGACCGCCCGACCGCCCGCATCATCGCGCTGCCCGCATCGATCGGCGGAGAGGCGCGGGTGGACGGCATCAAGTGGATCTCCAGCTTCCCCGGCAACGTGCAGGCCGGCATCCCCAGGGCCTCGGCGGTGCTGATACTCAACGACCACGACACGGGCTACCCGTTCGCCTGCCTGGAAAGCTCCATCATCAGCGCCACCCGAACGGCCGCGATGGCCGCATCAGCGGCCAAGACGCTCAGCCAAGGCCGCGGGACACGACCGGCCCGCATCGGATTCTTCGGAACGGGCCTCATCGCCCGTTACATCCATACCTTCCTGACCGCAACCGGCTGGTCCTTCGATGAAATCGGCGTCCATGACATCAGTGCCGACAGCGCAGCCGGCTTCCGCAGCTACCTGCAAGCCACCCATCCGACCACCCGGATCACCGTGCACGACAGTCCCGAGGAGCTGATCCGCTCCAGCGACCTGCTCGTCTTCGCCACCGTCGCCGACCGGCCGCACATCACCGACCCGGCATGGTTCGACCACAACCCCCTGGTCCTGCACGTGTCACTGCGCGACCTCGCCCCGGAAATCCTGCTGGCCTCGACCAACATCGTCGACGACATCGAGCACTGCCTCAAAGCCGACACCTCACCCCACCTGGCCGAACAGCTCACCGGGAACCGCGACTTCCTCACCGGCACGCTGCACGACGTCATGACCGGCCGCGCGGCACTGCCGCAAGACCGGCCGGTGGTGTTCTCACCCTTCGGACTGGGCGTACTCGACCTCGCCGTCGGCAAACACGTCTACGACGAGGCCGCCCGCACCGGGCAACTGCACGTCATCGACGGCTTCTTCCACGAAGTGAGCCGATACGGATGA
- a CDS encoding BCCT family transporter, with the protein MPVKASLPGRHPHEDKAPVTDRVVFGVAAVLTLGFVIWGATATSSLESVSDTLLNGLMHNAGWAFVLVASGFVVFALWLAISRYGRIELGQEHEKPEFSTVSWVAMMFSAGMGIGLMFYGVSEPLAHYTTPPPGTDPTDSADAMQTALATTLFHWTLHPWAIYAVVGLAIAYSTFRRRRRQTISAVFIPLLGKERAEGAPGRVIDILAIFATLFGSATSLGLGALQIGSGMHEVGWLGKAGTGLLVAIIAVLTVCFVFSAVSGVEKGIQWLSNINMVLAAVLAVFVFIVGPTILVLDLIPTSLAAYFDELPQLIGRTEASTGGGDVADWLSSWTVFYWAWWISWTPFVGMFIARISRGRTIRQFVGGVILVPSTVSLVWFAIFGGTAMRLKEQGKLGDATTPEAQLFGVLQEFPIAGVMSLLVMILVGIFFVSGADAASIVMGTLSQRGTFEPARFIVVFWGVVTGGVAAVMLLVGEGKGDALAGLQHLTILVAAPFVLVMIGMCWALLRDLRRDPLIVRGELATEAMEEAVIAGHEKYAGEFEIRIGPAKDEAPGETKDDRDRKDPGPPPPAP; encoded by the coding sequence CTGCCCGTGAAGGCGTCACTGCCCGGCCGGCACCCGCACGAGGACAAGGCGCCCGTCACCGACCGGGTGGTCTTCGGCGTTGCGGCCGTGCTGACCTTGGGCTTCGTGATCTGGGGCGCCACGGCCACCAGCTCGCTGGAGAGCGTCTCCGACACCTTGCTGAACGGCCTGATGCACAACGCCGGCTGGGCGTTCGTCCTGGTCGCCTCGGGGTTCGTCGTCTTCGCGCTCTGGCTCGCCATCAGCCGGTACGGACGGATCGAGCTGGGCCAGGAGCACGAGAAGCCGGAGTTCAGCACCGTCTCCTGGGTCGCCATGATGTTCAGCGCCGGCATGGGCATCGGCCTGATGTTCTACGGCGTCAGCGAACCCCTCGCGCACTACACCACTCCGCCGCCGGGCACCGACCCCACCGACTCGGCGGACGCCATGCAGACGGCACTCGCCACCACGCTCTTCCACTGGACGCTGCACCCGTGGGCCATCTACGCGGTGGTCGGCCTGGCCATCGCGTACAGCACCTTCCGGCGCCGCAGGCGGCAGACGATCAGCGCCGTCTTCATCCCGCTCCTCGGGAAGGAGCGCGCCGAGGGCGCACCCGGCCGGGTGATCGACATCCTGGCGATCTTCGCCACTCTGTTCGGCTCCGCCACGTCCCTGGGACTCGGCGCGCTCCAGATCGGCAGCGGCATGCACGAGGTGGGCTGGCTGGGCAAGGCCGGGACGGGGCTGCTCGTCGCCATCATCGCCGTGCTGACCGTCTGCTTCGTCTTCTCCGCCGTCTCCGGTGTGGAGAAGGGCATCCAGTGGCTCTCCAACATCAACATGGTGCTGGCCGCCGTCCTCGCGGTCTTCGTGTTCATCGTCGGCCCCACCATCCTGGTCCTCGACCTGATCCCCACCTCCCTCGCCGCGTACTTCGACGAGCTGCCCCAGCTGATCGGCCGTACCGAGGCGTCCACCGGCGGCGGTGACGTCGCCGACTGGCTGAGCAGCTGGACGGTCTTCTACTGGGCCTGGTGGATCTCCTGGACGCCGTTCGTCGGCATGTTCATCGCCCGCATCAGCCGGGGCCGTACGATCCGTCAGTTCGTCGGCGGCGTCATCCTGGTGCCCAGCACCGTGAGCCTGGTCTGGTTCGCCATCTTCGGCGGTACGGCCATGCGCCTGAAGGAGCAGGGAAAGCTCGGCGACGCGACCACGCCCGAGGCGCAGCTCTTCGGCGTGCTCCAGGAGTTCCCGATCGCCGGCGTGATGAGCCTGCTCGTGATGATCCTGGTCGGCATCTTCTTCGTCTCCGGCGCCGACGCGGCGTCGATCGTGATGGGCACCCTCTCCCAGAGGGGCACCTTCGAACCCGCCCGGTTCATCGTCGTCTTCTGGGGCGTGGTGACCGGTGGCGTGGCGGCCGTGATGCTGCTCGTCGGTGAGGGCAAGGGCGACGCCCTCGCGGGCCTGCAACACTTGACGATCCTCGTTGCCGCCCCGTTCGTCCTGGTGATGATCGGCATGTGCTGGGCCCTGTTGCGGGACCTCCGCCGGGACCCGCTGATCGTCCGCGGCGAACTCGCCACGGAGGCGATGGAGGAAGCTGTGATCGCGGGCCACGAGAAGTACGCGGGCGAGTTCGAGATCCGCATCGGCCCGGCGAAGGACGAGGCACCCGGGGAGACGAAGGACGACCGCGACCGCAAAGACCCGGGACCCCCGCCCCCGGCCCCCTGA
- a CDS encoding AAA family ATPase translates to MDDRRPRLVLLCGLPGAGKTTVAKKLERELSAVRLCPDERLAELGLDLFDGEARDRIERRLWQQAQDLLTSGAVVILENGFWQRQERDEKRLRARALGVEVELRYLDVPMAELERRLALRNQEPGSVVLTPELLRECQSQFEAPTPAELDLFDPPLP, encoded by the coding sequence ATGGACGACCGACGACCAAGGCTGGTACTCCTGTGCGGCCTTCCCGGTGCCGGGAAGACCACGGTGGCCAAGAAGTTGGAGCGGGAACTTTCCGCTGTGCGTCTGTGCCCGGACGAGCGGCTTGCGGAGCTGGGCCTTGACCTCTTCGACGGCGAGGCTCGGGACCGCATCGAACGTCGCCTGTGGCAGCAGGCCCAGGATCTGCTGACTTCCGGAGCCGTTGTGATCTTGGAGAATGGGTTCTGGCAGCGTCAGGAACGCGATGAGAAGCGGCTCCGAGCTCGCGCGCTCGGGGTCGAAGTCGAACTGCGCTACCTCGATGTGCCGATGGCAGAACTGGAGCGGCGCCTCGCCCTCCGGAACCAGGAGCCGGGCTCGGTCGTGCTGACACCCGAGCTGCTCAGGGAGTGTCAGAGTCAGTTCGAGGCCCCGACTCCGGCCGAGCTGGACCTGTTCGATCCGCCACTGCCTTGA
- a CDS encoding DUF6247 family protein yields MSAQPDHVSVPPYAPAPGAPGELLAQLRADRRAERWVPAFEREWAAALEESRRSFSLTTLYEVVQVWQARVASAPAVDAFLASGRDETGFVDMEELRNGRR; encoded by the coding sequence ATGAGCGCGCAGCCCGATCACGTATCCGTTCCGCCGTACGCGCCCGCGCCCGGGGCCCCGGGTGAACTGCTCGCGCAGTTGCGTGCCGACCGCCGCGCAGAGCGGTGGGTGCCGGCGTTCGAACGGGAGTGGGCGGCGGCGTTGGAGGAGTCGCGCCGTTCGTTCTCCCTCACCACACTGTACGAGGTCGTCCAGGTCTGGCAGGCCCGCGTCGCCTCCGCCCCGGCGGTCGACGCGTTCCTCGCCTCCGGCCGCGACGAGACCGGGTTCGTGGACATGGAGGAGCTCCGGAACGGGCGCCGGTGA
- a CDS encoding winged helix-turn-helix transcriptional regulator translates to MAKAPRHGPYICGIDAALDVVSGKWKGLILWELEAHGVRRFAELRRGLPGVSEKMLTQHLREMEEDGLVHREVYAQVPPRVEYSLTEHGRTLNQALGPLGAWGGERMHREGFEVVDVADC, encoded by the coding sequence ATGGCCAAAGCGCCGAGGCACGGGCCTTACATCTGCGGCATCGACGCTGCACTCGACGTGGTGAGCGGCAAGTGGAAGGGACTGATCCTCTGGGAACTTGAAGCCCATGGCGTACGCCGCTTCGCCGAGCTCCGTCGCGGTCTGCCCGGAGTGAGCGAGAAGATGCTGACCCAGCACCTGCGTGAGATGGAGGAAGACGGACTCGTGCACCGGGAGGTCTACGCCCAGGTGCCGCCACGGGTGGAGTACTCCCTGACCGAGCACGGGCGCACGCTCAATCAAGCGCTCGGGCCGCTCGGCGCCTGGGGAGGTGAACGGATGCATCGCGAAGGCTTCGAAGTGGTCGACGTAGCCGACTGCTGA
- a CDS encoding DIP1984 family protein yields MKLGEALAERAEAARRVEQLRARIVANARHQEGETPAEDPAALLAEVTETLDALESLIRRINRTNAAVDMGADGTLTDALARRDTLRLRHSVLTSAADAAAGSGDRGYGRQLRSELMVLPALPVAELRARADDAAREIREIDVRIQRTNWEADLLD; encoded by the coding sequence ATGAAGCTCGGCGAAGCACTGGCGGAGCGCGCGGAGGCGGCTCGCCGCGTCGAACAGCTGCGGGCCCGCATCGTGGCCAACGCCCGCCACCAAGAGGGCGAGACCCCCGCCGAGGACCCGGCAGCGCTGCTCGCCGAGGTCACCGAGACCCTCGACGCCCTGGAGTCCTTGATCCGGCGTATCAACCGGACCAACGCCGCCGTCGACATGGGCGCCGACGGCACCCTCACCGACGCCCTCGCGCGCCGCGACACCCTGCGCCTGCGCCACTCCGTGCTCACCTCGGCTGCCGATGCCGCCGCGGGCAGCGGGGACCGGGGCTACGGCCGCCAGCTGCGCTCGGAGCTGATGGTGCTCCCCGCGCTGCCCGTCGCCGAGCTGCGCGCCCGCGCCGACGATGCCGCCCGCGAGATCCGCGAGATCGACGTACGCATCCAGCGCACCAACTGGGAGGCCGACCTCCTGGACTGA
- a CDS encoding IS701 family transposase translates to MGGVLGDVRAWAAGLGEVHERFVHRFARSEPRESALAYMRGLVSPLERKNGWTLAEEAGHGGPDRMHRLLNRCDWDADEVLDDVRDYVFEHLGDPEAVLIVDDTGFLKKGIRSAGVQRQYSGTAGRTENCQVGVFLAYAGERGRTLIDRRLYLPTSWTDDRERCRAAGIEDTVAFETKVVIAKAMVRRAIAEKIPFRWVTADAAYGFSKGWRTELERADVFHVMATTRHDTVVSRWAMDHPVHDLFNGLARQKWKRRSCGMGAHGPRVYDWARVEVRPWHREDRRHWVIARRSVSRPDQISFYIAYCPAETTLDELIHVAGSRWAVEECFQTAKQECGLDDYQVRRYPGWHRHITLAMAAHVCLTVLKAREANTGKAETDPPSSYPSPSPKSDA, encoded by the coding sequence ATGGGTGGGGTACTTGGTGATGTGAGGGCGTGGGCGGCGGGTCTGGGTGAGGTGCATGAGCGGTTCGTGCACCGGTTTGCCCGGTCGGAGCCGCGTGAGTCGGCACTGGCGTATATGCGGGGTCTGGTATCTCCGCTGGAGCGGAAGAACGGCTGGACACTCGCGGAAGAGGCTGGGCATGGGGGCCCGGACCGCATGCACCGGCTGCTGAACCGGTGCGACTGGGACGCTGATGAAGTCCTCGACGACGTCCGCGACTACGTCTTCGAGCATCTCGGTGACCCCGAAGCGGTCCTGATCGTGGACGACACCGGCTTCCTGAAGAAGGGCATCCGCTCGGCCGGCGTCCAGCGCCAATACTCGGGAACGGCGGGCCGCACGGAGAACTGCCAGGTCGGTGTCTTCCTCGCCTATGCCGGCGAACGCGGTCGCACGCTGATCGACCGCCGCTTGTATCTGCCCACGTCGTGGACCGATGACCGGGAACGGTGCCGGGCCGCGGGCATCGAGGACACGGTCGCCTTCGAGACGAAAGTGGTCATCGCCAAGGCGATGGTCCGCCGGGCGATCGCGGAGAAGATCCCGTTCCGCTGGGTGACCGCGGACGCTGCCTACGGCTTCTCCAAGGGCTGGCGGACCGAGTTGGAGCGGGCTGATGTCTTCCACGTCATGGCCACCACCCGGCACGACACTGTCGTCTCCCGCTGGGCCATGGACCACCCGGTCCACGACCTGTTCAACGGCCTTGCGAGGCAGAAGTGGAAGCGTCGTTCCTGCGGGATGGGCGCCCACGGCCCGCGGGTCTACGACTGGGCACGCGTGGAGGTCCGGCCCTGGCACCGCGAGGACCGCCGGCACTGGGTCATCGCCCGCCGAAGCGTGAGCCGGCCCGACCAGATCTCCTTCTACATCGCCTACTGCCCCGCCGAGACCACCCTCGACGAACTCATTCACGTTGCGGGCAGCCGGTGGGCGGTCGAGGAATGCTTCCAGACCGCGAAACAGGAATGCGGCCTGGACGACTACCAGGTCCGCCGATATCCCGGCTGGCACCGCCACATCACCCTCGCCATGGCCGCCCACGTCTGCCTCACCGTCCTGAAGGCCCGCGAGGCCAACACAGGGAAAGCAGAAACGGATCCTCCCAGCTCATACCCCTCACCCTCCCCGAAATCCGACGCCTGA
- a CDS encoding cupin domain-containing protein, with protein METGNETALIVRPEEAEYVALPHGGGFRLLADAADTGGALGASRLALGKGADGARPHYHTVSTELFYVLDGKVEFLVGEERASVGQGGMVVVPPKVAHAFGAAAGCTAELLAVLTPGIDRFGYFRTLGRIQHGLDSFDSLLPEQARYDVHFLEATAWRSAQTA; from the coding sequence ATGGAGACTGGCAACGAGACCGCGCTGATCGTGCGGCCCGAGGAAGCCGAGTACGTAGCACTGCCGCACGGCGGAGGCTTCCGGCTGCTGGCCGACGCCGCCGATACCGGCGGCGCGCTGGGCGCCAGCCGCCTCGCTCTCGGCAAGGGTGCCGACGGCGCACGGCCGCACTACCACACGGTGTCGACGGAGCTCTTCTACGTGCTCGACGGGAAGGTGGAGTTCCTTGTCGGAGAGGAGAGGGCGTCGGTGGGGCAGGGCGGCATGGTCGTCGTGCCGCCGAAGGTGGCGCATGCCTTCGGTGCCGCTGCCGGCTGCACCGCCGAGCTCCTGGCGGTCCTGACGCCGGGTATCGATCGCTTCGGATACTTCCGGACGCTGGGCCGCATCCAGCACGGCCTGGACTCCTTCGACAGCCTGCTGCCCGAACAGGCCCGCTACGACGTGCACTTCCTCGAAGCGACAGCCTGGCGTTCCGCCCAGACCGCGTAG
- a CDS encoding SDR family oxidoreductase: MNGKAVLVTGGSRGIGAAIALAMAEAGADVAITYTANEAAAKEVVRRIEAIGRRGVAVRADAGDVGDAAGAVDWAVQTLGRLDVLVNNAGAGVLGPLNGLTLADVDRVLAVNVRGTFLASQAAAAHMGRGGRIITIGTCMTQRVPGPGGTLYAMSKSALTGLTKALARELGGRGITANIVHPGPVDTDMNPADGPHADPQAAMTALGRFGRPEEIAATVAFLAGDGADYITGSEFSVDGGHAA; the protein is encoded by the coding sequence ATGAACGGCAAGGCGGTTCTGGTGACGGGTGGCAGCCGGGGCATCGGCGCGGCGATCGCACTGGCCATGGCCGAGGCGGGAGCCGATGTGGCCATCACCTACACGGCCAACGAGGCGGCGGCCAAGGAAGTGGTCCGCAGGATCGAGGCGATCGGCCGCCGGGGCGTCGCCGTCAGGGCGGACGCGGGCGACGTCGGTGACGCGGCGGGTGCCGTTGACTGGGCGGTGCAGACACTCGGCCGGCTCGACGTGCTGGTCAACAACGCCGGCGCGGGCGTCCTGGGCCCGCTCAACGGGCTGACGCTGGCCGACGTCGACCGCGTGCTCGCGGTCAACGTACGAGGTACCTTCCTCGCCTCGCAGGCCGCAGCCGCTCACATGGGCCGGGGAGGCCGGATCATCACCATCGGCACCTGCATGACCCAGCGCGTACCGGGCCCCGGCGGAACGCTCTACGCGATGAGCAAGTCGGCGCTGACCGGGCTCACCAAGGCGCTCGCCCGGGAGCTCGGCGGACGGGGCATCACCGCCAACATCGTCCACCCCGGGCCGGTCGACACCGACATGAACCCGGCCGACGGACCCCACGCGGACCCCCAGGCCGCGATGACGGCCCTCGGCCGGTTCGGCCGTCCTGAGGAGATCGCAGCCACGGTCGCCTTCCTCGCCGGAGACGGAGCCGACTACATCACCGGCTCCGAGTTCTCCGTCGACGGCGGCCACGCCGCCTGA